Proteins encoded within one genomic window of Arachis ipaensis cultivar K30076 chromosome B08, Araip1.1, whole genome shotgun sequence:
- the LOC107613275 gene encoding probable serine/threonine-protein kinase PBL7, with protein MDDDDGYRRKAKIAVVAMVVLASMAVFALFVAFAYYCYIRRKVSMRRQAQKAEDANLNEKSDFANLQVVAEKGLKVFTFKQLHSATGGFSKSNVIGHGGFGLVYRGVLSDGRKAAIKFMDQAGKQGEEEFKVEVELLSRLHSPYLLALLGYCSDNNHKLLVYEFMANGGLQEHLYPVSNSNVMPVQLDWETRLSIALEAAKGLEYLHEHVSPPVIHRDFKSSNILLDKKFHAKVSDFGLAKLGPDRAGGHVSTRVLGTQGYVAPEYALTGHLTTKSDVYSYGVVLLELLTGRVPVDMKRPPGEGVLVSWALPLLTDREKVVKIMDPALEGQYSMKEVIQVAAIAAMCVQPEADYRPLMADVMQSLVPLVKTQRSTSRVGTCSSFHSPKLSPGSISS; from the exons ATGGATGATGATGATGGGTACAGACGGAAGGCGAAGATCGCAGTGGTGGCTATGGTGGTTCTGGCTTCTATGGCAGTCTTTGCTCTCTTTGTTGCATTTGCTTACTACTGCTACATTCGCCGCAAGGTCTCCATGCGCCGCCAGGCCCAAAAAG CTGAAGATGCTAAccttaatgagaaaagtgacttTGCAAATTTGCAAGTTGTTGCTGAGAAGGGACTTAAGGTGTTCACATTCAAGCAGCTACATTCTGCAACAGGTGGCTTTAGCAAGTCCAATGTGATTGGCCATGGTGGTTTTGGCCTTGTTTACCGCGGAGTGCTTAGTGATGGCAGGAAAGCCGCCATTAAATTCATGGATCAGGCTGGAAAGCAGGGGGAAGAAGAATTTAAAGTAGAG GTGGAGTTGCTTAGCCGGTTGCATTCTCCGTATTTGCTGGCATTGCTCGGGTACTGCTCTGATAATAATCATAAACTTCTGGTATATGAGTTCATGGCGAATGGTGGTCTGCAGGAACATCTTTATCCTGTCAGCA ATTCTAATGTTATGCCTGTGCAATTGGATTGGGAAACTCGATTAAGCATAGCACTTGAAGCTGCTAAGGGCTTGGAATATCTTCATGAACATGTCAGTCCCCCAGTGATTCACAGAGATTTCAAGAGCAGCAATATCCTCTTGGACAAAAAATTCCATGCAAAAGTTTCTGATTTTGGATTGGCCAAGCTTGGACCTGATAGAGCCGGTGGACATGTTTCAACTCGTGTTTTAGGCACCCAAGGATATGTTGCTCCTGA ATATGCACTAACAGGGCATTTAACAACAAAATCAGATGTGTACAGTTACGGTGTTGTACTTTTGGAGCTGCTTACTGGCCGCGTGCCTGTCGATATGAAGAGACCTCCAGGAGAAGGCGTTCTTGTTTCTTGG GCTTTACCCCTTTTAACTGATAGAGAAAAGGTTGTGAAGATTATGGATCCTGCATTGGAAGGACAGTACTCAATGAAAGAAGTCATCCAGGTAGCAGCAATTGCTGCAATGTGTGTGCAACCGGAAGCAGATTACCGGCCGCTGATGGCGGATGTGATGCAGTCATTGGTTCCGCTGGTTAAGACCCAGAGGTCCACCTCAAGGGTAGGTACGTGCTCTAGTTTCCATTCTCCTAAGTTGTCCCCTGG